A window of the Streptomyces sp. NBC_00454 genome harbors these coding sequences:
- a CDS encoding carboxylesterase/lipase family protein: MAATAGRAPGPTAGPAAGRTPGRAARRNPGRAARRALLPVATMATALALLLPVATPGPAVAAAADDGGRPVVDTDRGPVRGRQAAGYRTFEGIPYAAPPTGPLRWRLPVPAAPWSGVRDAGAPGARCVQLPAVGPGGPSGSEDCLFLNVTARDSAPAEGAPPRRPVMVWFHGGGFVNGAGDLYRPGRLAAEGGAVVVTVNYRLGVFGLFAHPALGGAPDFALADQQAALRWVRANAARFGGDPDRVTLFGESAGALSVCAHLVSPASAGLFHRAIVQSGSCSTAIPARSLLPGYGAYVPFAPQEHALSEGSAAAAGLGCDRPTAAEAAACLRGLDPGKLATPELTGRFNLLSYGGDLLPTEPRLALERGEFARVPVVQGANRDEMRIFLGQTLAAYPVGDPQGYRARLRASFGAAADRIEAAYPVTAHPTPALAFAAVLSDASFLCPQLRDSRALVRHVAAYDYRFDDRDAPNHTGLPEVAGFPYGASHGFELPYLFDSEPPLSAAQRSLSERMTGYWTRFAATGDPNTPGTGPRWPRSPAVLSLAPGPAGIRTVDASAEHHCALWDSVARTPEELGEADS; the protein is encoded by the coding sequence ATGGCGGCGACAGCCGGACGGGCTCCCGGCCCGACCGCCGGTCCGGCCGCCGGGCGGACCCCGGGGCGGGCTGCGCGGCGGAACCCCGGGCGGGCCGCCCGACGCGCGCTCCTGCCGGTGGCGACCATGGCCACGGCCCTGGCCCTGCTCCTGCCCGTCGCCACCCCGGGCCCGGCCGTGGCGGCTGCCGCCGATGACGGCGGCCGGCCCGTGGTCGACACCGATCGCGGGCCGGTGCGGGGACGGCAGGCGGCCGGGTACCGCACCTTCGAGGGCATCCCCTACGCCGCACCGCCGACCGGCCCGCTGCGCTGGCGGCTTCCGGTGCCCGCCGCGCCGTGGTCCGGGGTACGGGACGCGGGCGCACCCGGTGCCCGCTGCGTCCAGCTGCCCGCGGTGGGACCGGGCGGGCCGAGCGGCTCGGAGGACTGCCTGTTCCTCAACGTCACCGCTCGGGACAGCGCTCCGGCCGAAGGCGCGCCGCCCCGGCGTCCGGTCATGGTCTGGTTTCACGGGGGCGGATTCGTCAACGGCGCGGGCGATCTGTACCGGCCGGGGAGGCTGGCCGCCGAGGGCGGTGCCGTGGTCGTCACGGTCAACTACCGCCTCGGGGTCTTCGGCCTCTTCGCGCACCCCGCCCTCGGCGGCGCCCCCGACTTCGCGCTCGCCGACCAGCAGGCCGCGCTGCGCTGGGTGCGGGCGAACGCCGCCCGCTTCGGCGGCGATCCGGACCGGGTCACCCTCTTCGGCGAGTCCGCCGGAGCCCTCAGCGTCTGCGCGCACCTGGTCTCCCCGGCCTCGGCCGGTCTCTTCCACCGGGCGATCGTGCAGAGCGGCTCCTGTTCCACCGCCATCCCCGCCCGGTCCCTGCTGCCGGGGTACGGCGCCTACGTCCCGTTCGCACCACAGGAGCACGCCCTCTCCGAGGGCTCGGCGGCGGCCGCCGGCCTCGGCTGCGACCGGCCCACGGCCGCCGAGGCCGCGGCCTGCCTGCGCGGCCTGGACCCCGGGAAGCTCGCGACGCCCGAGCTGACGGGCCGGTTCAACCTCCTGTCCTACGGAGGCGACCTGCTGCCGACCGAGCCGCGACTGGCCCTGGAGCGCGGGGAGTTCGCCCGGGTCCCGGTGGTGCAGGGCGCGAACCGGGACGAGATGCGGATCTTCCTCGGGCAGACCCTGGCCGCCTACCCGGTCGGCGACCCGCAGGGCTACCGGGCCCGGCTGCGCGCCTCGTTCGGGGCTGCGGCCGACCGGATCGAGGCCGCCTATCCCGTGACGGCCCACCCGACGCCCGCGCTGGCCTTCGCCGCCGTGCTGTCCGACGCCTCGTTCCTGTGCCCGCAGCTGCGGGACAGCCGGGCGCTGGTGCGGCACGTGGCCGCGTACGACTACCGGTTCGACGACCGGGACGCCCCGAACCACACCGGGCTGCCGGAGGTGGCGGGCTTCCCGTACGGGGCCTCGCACGGCTTCGAGCTGCCCTACCTCTTCGACAGCGAGCCGCCGCTCAGCGCTGCGCAGCGGTCGCTGTCGGAGCGGATGACCGGGTACTGGACCCGGTTCGCGGCGACCGGGGACCCCAACACTCCCGGGACGGGGCCCCGGTGGCCGCGCTCCCCCGCCGTGCTGTCCCTGGCGCCGGGGCCGGCGGGAATCCGTACCGTGGACGCATCGGCGGAACATCACTGCGCCCTGTGGGACTCCGTGGCGCGCACCCCCGAAGAGCTCGGAGAGGCGGACTCGTGA
- a CDS encoding DUF664 domain-containing protein: MKGTEVLADAFGRIQDVVREAVEGLDAGELDARIDAGANSITWLVWHLTRVQDDHVADAAGWEQVWHAEGWDDRFALPLPAGSTGYGHTAHQAGTVRVDSGDLLLGYFDAVHAQTLRFLRGLGAAELDRVVDERWDPPVTLGVRLVSVIADDLQHAGQAAFVRGVLTRGR; this comes from the coding sequence ATGAAGGGTACGGAGGTACTGGCCGACGCGTTCGGCCGGATCCAGGACGTGGTGCGCGAGGCGGTCGAGGGCCTGGACGCCGGAGAACTGGACGCCCGGATCGACGCGGGCGCGAACTCGATCACCTGGCTCGTCTGGCACCTGACCCGGGTCCAGGACGACCACGTGGCGGACGCGGCCGGCTGGGAACAGGTCTGGCACGCGGAGGGATGGGACGACCGTTTCGCCCTGCCGCTGCCCGCCGGATCGACGGGGTACGGACACACCGCGCACCAGGCCGGCACCGTGCGGGTCGACTCCGGGGACCTGCTCCTGGGGTACTTCGACGCCGTCCACGCGCAGACCCTGCGGTTCCTGCGCGGGCTGGGCGCCGCCGAACTGGACCGGGTGGTCGACGAGCGCTGGGATCCGCCGGTGACCCTGGGCGTGCGCCTGGTCAGCGTGATCGCCGACGACCTCCAGCACGCGGGGCAGGCGGCCTTCGTACGGGGCGTGCTGACGAGGGGGCGCTGA
- a CDS encoding PHP domain-containing protein, which yields MDPVAALERIAFLLERAQEPTYRVQAFRAAAAALVRMGEREVAERVAAGSLESVKGIGPKTAQVVREALAGSVPAYLQRLEDQVAAHPEGPPPSPGALALRAALRGECHMHSEWSDGGAPIEAMGRAAAALGHDWAVLTDHSPSLKVARGLSPERLREQLRTVAELNADWAPFRLLTGIECDILADGSLDQEPELLAEVDLVVGSVHSKLRMEAPAMTRRLIAAVRNPHLDVLGHCTGRLVTGRTRPESEFDAEAVFAACAESGAAVEINSRPERLDPPRRLLRLAVAAGTYFAIDTDAHAPGQLDWQTTGCERALECGVPADRIINTWAAADLLTWTRTRKQPRPRSRTRRPSPGTPSA from the coding sequence ATGGACCCGGTGGCGGCGCTGGAGCGGATCGCCTTCCTGCTGGAGCGCGCCCAGGAACCCACGTACCGGGTCCAGGCCTTCCGCGCCGCCGCCGCGGCCCTCGTCCGGATGGGGGAGCGGGAGGTGGCCGAGCGGGTCGCGGCGGGCTCGCTCGAATCCGTCAAGGGCATCGGGCCGAAAACGGCCCAGGTGGTCCGGGAAGCCCTCGCCGGGTCCGTCCCCGCGTACCTGCAGCGGCTGGAGGACCAGGTCGCCGCACATCCCGAAGGCCCCCCGCCGAGCCCCGGGGCTCTCGCCCTGCGCGCGGCCCTGCGCGGCGAGTGCCACATGCACTCGGAGTGGTCCGACGGGGGCGCCCCGATCGAGGCGATGGGCCGGGCCGCGGCCGCCCTCGGCCACGACTGGGCCGTGCTCACCGACCATTCGCCCAGCCTGAAGGTGGCCCGCGGGCTCTCGCCGGAGCGGCTGCGCGAACAGCTGCGGACCGTGGCCGAACTCAACGCCGACTGGGCCCCGTTCCGGCTGCTCACCGGCATCGAGTGCGACATCCTGGCCGACGGCTCGCTCGACCAGGAACCCGAACTCCTCGCGGAAGTGGACCTGGTGGTCGGCTCCGTCCACTCCAAACTCCGGATGGAAGCCCCGGCCATGACCCGGCGGCTGATCGCCGCCGTGCGCAACCCGCACCTCGACGTCCTCGGCCACTGCACCGGTCGGCTGGTCACGGGCAGGACCCGCCCCGAGTCGGAGTTCGATGCCGAGGCCGTCTTCGCGGCCTGCGCCGAGTCCGGCGCCGCCGTGGAGATCAACAGCCGGCCCGAGCGGCTCGACCCGCCGCGCCGGCTGCTGCGGCTCGCCGTCGCCGCGGGCACCTACTTCGCGATCGACACCGACGCCCACGCCCCGGGCCAGCTCGACTGGCAGACCACCGGCTGCGAGCGCGCCCTGGAATGCGGGGTACCGGCCGACCGGATCATCAACACCTGGGCGGCGGCCGACCTGCTCACCTGGACCCGGACCCGGAAGCAGCCCCGCCCCCGGTCCCGGACCCGCCGTCCGTCTCCCGGGACGCCGTCAGCGTGA
- a CDS encoding VOC family protein gives MARDLGAAQRFYGAVVGWRFKPARLGDAFSVADLDGVPVAGIGALAGDLAVPVAWTPYFAVDDADVAVSRVRERSGTVAVGPVSFESGGRAALVADRDGAVFGIWEGQVSAGWRVGTGHAPAWLELRTRDAFESAMFYGEVLEWATGRAGCCEVSYEKDQVVLRQGGEAVARLDSGPVEAGAYSPYTRPRWHVHFRVASLDAAVAAAEALGGRTVSDIGESGTERWVSLRDPDGALFTLTASRETDGGSGTGGGAASGSGSR, from the coding sequence ATGGCCCGCGACCTCGGTGCGGCGCAGCGGTTCTACGGTGCGGTCGTGGGCTGGCGGTTCAAACCGGCGCGGCTCGGCGACGCGTTCTCGGTGGCCGACCTGGACGGGGTTCCGGTGGCCGGGATCGGGGCGCTGGCCGGGGATCTGGCGGTGCCGGTGGCCTGGACCCCGTACTTCGCCGTGGACGACGCGGACGTGGCGGTGAGCCGGGTGCGGGAGCGCAGCGGGACGGTCGCGGTGGGCCCGGTGTCCTTCGAGTCCGGGGGCCGCGCGGCCCTGGTGGCGGACCGGGACGGGGCGGTGTTCGGGATCTGGGAGGGCCAGGTGTCGGCGGGCTGGCGGGTGGGCACGGGACACGCGCCGGCCTGGCTGGAGCTCCGTACCCGCGACGCCTTCGAATCGGCGATGTTCTACGGGGAGGTCCTGGAGTGGGCCACCGGGCGCGCCGGGTGCTGCGAGGTCAGTTACGAGAAGGACCAGGTCGTGCTCCGGCAGGGCGGGGAGGCGGTGGCGCGGCTCGACAGCGGTCCCGTGGAGGCGGGCGCCTACAGCCCGTACACCCGGCCCCGTTGGCACGTCCACTTCCGGGTGGCCTCGCTGGATGCGGCCGTGGCGGCGGCGGAGGCGCTGGGCGGGCGCACGGTCTCGGACATCGGGGAGAGCGGGACCGAGCGGTGGGTGTCCTTGCGCGATCCGGACGGGGCGCTGTTCACGCTGACGGCGTCCCGGGAGACGGACGGCGGGTCCGGGACCGGGGGCGGGGCTGCTTCCGGGTCCGGGTCCAGGTGA
- a CDS encoding GNAT family N-acetyltransferase translates to MTIMGPQDIDTAVSLAAQALRGVAHLDWAAPAAGLEWNCHDTAVHMSSALTNYATQLTGRESEDFVPFGIVPDPGTGPDGLIEILTTTGGLLSATAAVADPGFRGWHPYGSAGADGFVAMGVVEVLLHTHDILGGLGVHDWEPGPELPARVLDRLFPHTPRENDPWRTLLWATGRGELPGLARQTVWRWYAYPVDAGRVLLCDISPLAAADLVAGGTGGFAWAEDGPADGTRRAAGSVVKAQEEGRYRPGWGPYAIIRASDRRAIGGMGFHGAPDADGRAEMGYDLVPSARGNGYATEALKALTGWALRQPGVAVLAATVDEGNAASHAVVRRVGFTEAGSGEGTIRYALR, encoded by the coding sequence ATGACGATCATGGGTCCCCAGGACATCGACACGGCGGTATCCCTCGCCGCACAGGCACTGCGCGGCGTGGCGCACCTCGACTGGGCCGCCCCGGCCGCCGGACTGGAGTGGAACTGCCACGACACGGCCGTGCACATGTCGAGCGCCCTCACGAACTACGCCACCCAGCTCACCGGCCGGGAGAGCGAGGACTTCGTCCCCTTCGGGATCGTCCCCGACCCCGGCACCGGACCCGACGGGCTCATCGAGATCCTCACCACGACCGGCGGACTCCTCTCGGCCACCGCGGCCGTCGCCGACCCCGGGTTCCGGGGGTGGCACCCGTACGGGAGCGCGGGCGCGGACGGCTTCGTCGCGATGGGCGTGGTCGAGGTGCTGCTGCACACCCACGACATCCTCGGCGGCCTCGGCGTCCACGACTGGGAGCCGGGCCCGGAACTGCCCGCGCGGGTCCTGGACCGCCTCTTCCCGCACACCCCGCGCGAGAACGACCCCTGGCGGACCCTGCTGTGGGCCACCGGCCGCGGCGAACTCCCGGGGCTGGCCCGGCAGACGGTGTGGCGCTGGTACGCCTACCCGGTGGACGCCGGGCGCGTACTGCTCTGCGACATCTCCCCGCTGGCGGCGGCCGACCTGGTGGCGGGCGGCACCGGAGGCTTCGCCTGGGCCGAGGACGGCCCCGCCGACGGCACGCGGCGCGCCGCCGGGTCGGTGGTCAAGGCACAGGAGGAGGGCAGGTACCGGCCGGGCTGGGGACCGTACGCGATCATCCGCGCGAGCGACCGGCGGGCCATCGGAGGCATGGGCTTCCACGGCGCCCCGGACGCCGACGGCCGCGCCGAGATGGGCTACGACCTGGTCCCCTCGGCCCGCGGCAACGGCTACGCCACGGAGGCGCTGAAGGCACTGACGGGCTGGGCCCTGCGCCAGCCGGGCGTCGCCGTGCTGGCGGCCACGGTGGACGAGGGCAACGCCGCCTCCCACGCGGTGGTCCGGCGGGTCGGTTTCACGGAGGCGGGCTCCGGGGAAGGCACGATCCGGTACGCCCTGCGCTAG
- a CDS encoding isopenicillin N synthase family dioxygenase, with protein sequence MVSSQVPVIDLGPWRGGGAEERRRIASRVDEALQAAGFLLVTGHGIGPELPERIRGAAREFFRLPAAAKAPYAVAVGGRGWLGPGAEANSYAEGAASPPDLKESWSCAAEDPTGIPSVDAEWFRPNAWPAEAPALRPLAAEYLAAMRGLCDELLELLAAALRLDPDHFTRHTGHPTWGFNVNWYPGTERVGPPLPGQFRIGAHTDFGTVTVLDRQQGAGGLQIHTDAEGWQDAPYDPAALTVNIGDLMARWTGDRWRAGRHRVLPPPADAPAEELISLVYFYECDPHVRVESLPAPIGRITHEPVDSHAYLRAKLDAITVPGEGDAKAGEAAGPGVDPGADR encoded by the coding sequence GTGGTGAGTTCCCAGGTTCCCGTGATCGACCTCGGCCCGTGGCGCGGCGGCGGGGCCGAGGAGCGCCGCCGCATCGCCTCCAGGGTCGACGAAGCGCTCCAGGCAGCCGGTTTCCTGCTGGTCACCGGGCACGGGATCGGCCCTGAGCTGCCCGAGCGGATCCGCGGGGCGGCGCGGGAGTTCTTCCGGCTCCCGGCCGCCGCCAAGGCCCCGTACGCCGTGGCGGTCGGCGGGCGCGGCTGGCTCGGCCCCGGCGCGGAGGCCAACAGCTACGCGGAGGGCGCCGCCTCCCCGCCCGACCTCAAGGAATCCTGGTCCTGCGCGGCCGAGGACCCCACGGGGATCCCCTCGGTGGACGCGGAGTGGTTCCGGCCCAACGCCTGGCCGGCCGAGGCTCCCGCGCTGCGGCCGCTCGCAGCGGAGTACCTGGCCGCGATGCGGGGGCTCTGCGACGAGCTCCTGGAACTGCTGGCCGCCGCGCTGCGCCTGGATCCGGACCATTTCACCCGGCACACGGGCCACCCGACCTGGGGTTTCAACGTCAACTGGTACCCCGGCACCGAGCGCGTCGGCCCTCCGCTCCCCGGCCAGTTCCGGATCGGTGCGCACACCGACTTCGGCACCGTCACCGTCCTGGACCGACAGCAGGGCGCCGGCGGACTCCAGATCCACACCGACGCCGAGGGCTGGCAGGACGCCCCGTACGATCCGGCCGCGCTCACCGTGAACATCGGCGACCTGATGGCGCGCTGGACGGGCGACCGGTGGCGGGCCGGCCGCCACCGGGTGCTGCCCCCGCCCGCCGACGCACCGGCCGAGGAGCTGATCTCGCTGGTCTACTTCTACGAGTGCGACCCCCATGTCCGCGTGGAGTCCCTGCCGGCGCCCATCGGCCGGATCACGCACGAGCCGGTCGACTCGCACGCCTACCTGAGGGCGAAGCTCGATGCGATCACCGTCCCGGGGGAGGGGGACGCGAAGGCGGGCGAAGCGGCAGGTCCGGGGGTGGATCCGGGGGCCGACCGGTAG
- a CDS encoding GNAT family N-acetyltransferase, translating to MTEIRTPRLLLRRWTEDDLVPLSEITADPEVMRWIGDGETLDLEETAELLEAWEDEWDEEGFGIFAVELLASGELIGAVGLSMPWWLPEVLPAAEITWRLGRSFWGQGYASEAAHATLEFALQDRGLDRVVAVNRAGNDESENVIRKLGMTAEKDVSAPETGALLNIHGIDLTEYEA from the coding sequence ATGACCGAGATCCGCACCCCCCGCCTCCTCCTCCGCCGCTGGACCGAGGACGACCTCGTCCCGCTGTCGGAGATCACCGCCGACCCGGAAGTGATGCGCTGGATCGGTGACGGGGAGACCCTCGACCTGGAGGAGACCGCCGAGCTCCTGGAGGCCTGGGAGGACGAGTGGGACGAGGAGGGCTTCGGGATCTTCGCCGTCGAGCTGCTGGCCTCCGGCGAGCTGATCGGCGCCGTCGGGCTCTCCATGCCGTGGTGGCTCCCGGAGGTCCTGCCGGCCGCGGAGATCACCTGGCGCCTCGGCCGGTCCTTCTGGGGCCAGGGCTACGCCTCCGAGGCCGCGCACGCCACGCTGGAGTTCGCCCTCCAGGACCGGGGCCTGGACCGGGTCGTCGCCGTCAACCGGGCGGGCAACGACGAGTCCGAGAACGTGATCCGCAAGCTGGGCATGACGGCCGAGAAGGACGTCTCGGCCCCGGAGACCGGCGCCCTGCTCAACATCCACGGGATCGACCTCACCGAGTACGAGGCCTGA